Below is a window of Roseivirga misakiensis DNA.
CAATGATCGGTACATTGTTTTCTTGACACAGGGTAAAAGCCGTCATATCCATAATATTGTATCCCTTACTAATGACTTCTTTGAAACTTAAGTTTTCAAACCTCACTGCATCAGGATTCTTTTCTGGGTCTTCTGAGTAAACACCGTCTACCCTTGTTCCTTTAAGCACTACGTCTGATTCTATTTCAATAGCTCGCAAACTTGCTGTGGAGTCTGTCGTGAAATATGGGTTGCCAATTCCAGCTCCAAAGATTACAATTCTACCTTTTTCTAAGTGGCGTACGGCTCTTCTCCTAATAAAAGGTTCACACACCGCTTCCATTTTTATACCAGACATAAGCCTAGTGTACATGCCGTGCTTTTCAAGTGTACTCTGAATAGCCATAGCGTTGATAACAGTAGCCAACATACCCATGTAGTCGCCTTGAACACGGTCAATTCCCGAAGCTTCCGCTTGGACTCCTCTATATATATTACCACCACCAATCACAATGGCGATTTCAACGCCTTCATCGTGAATTTTCTTAATGTCTAATGCG
It encodes the following:
- the pyrH gene encoding UMP kinase — encoded protein: MGYKRVLLKLSGEALMGEQNYGIDSSRLEQYALDIKKIHDEGVEIAIVIGGGNIYRGVQAEASGIDRVQGDYMGMLATVINAMAIQSTLEKHGMYTRLMSGIKMEAVCEPFIRRRAVRHLEKGRIVIFGAGIGNPYFTTDSTASLRAIEIESDVVLKGTRVDGVYSEDPEKNPDAVRFENLSFKEVISKGYNIMDMTAFTLCQENNVPIIVFDMNKPGNLEKLVLGKEKVGTFIS